Proteins encoded in a region of the Candidatus Omnitrophota bacterium genome:
- a CDS encoding glycosyltransferase family 2 protein has protein sequence MKLSVIIPAYNEAATIRTILDRVMGTGYELEVIVVDDGSVDETVSIVENYGDGRIRLIKHTHNQGKGAALCTGFKEATGDVIIIQDADLEYDPSDYPKLLAPIEDGRADAVMGSRFTGEAQRVHFFWHFVGNKALTLLSNMTTNLNLNDMEVGYKVMKTEIARQIELKSRDFRCEPEIVAKLARLKCRIYEVPITYAGRSYEEGKKITWVDGVKALGAILRFAWSD, from the coding sequence ATGAAACTTTCTGTGATCATTCCTGCCTACAACGAAGCCGCCACAATCCGCACAATTCTGGACCGCGTGATGGGTACGGGCTATGAGCTCGAAGTCATTGTCGTGGACGACGGTTCTGTGGATGAGACTGTGTCCATTGTGGAGAATTACGGGGACGGCCGGATCCGGCTCATCAAGCACACGCACAACCAGGGCAAGGGCGCTGCGTTGTGTACCGGATTCAAAGAGGCGACCGGGGATGTGATTATCATTCAAGATGCGGACTTGGAATATGATCCTTCGGATTATCCCAAGCTTCTCGCGCCCATTGAGGACGGCCGGGCTGATGCGGTCATGGGTTCGCGCTTCACGGGCGAGGCCCAGCGCGTTCACTTCTTCTGGCATTTTGTGGGAAATAAAGCGCTCACCCTTCTCTCTAACATGACTACCAACCTCAACCTCAACGACATGGAGGTGGGGTACAAGGTGATGAAGACCGAAATCGCCCGCCAAATTGAACTGAAGTCGCGCGACTTCCGCTGCGAGCCGGAAATCGTGGCCAAACTCGCCCGCCTCAAATGCCGCATCTATGAAGTCCCCATCACCTATGCCGGCCGCTCTTATGAAGAGGGCAAAAAGATCACCTGGGTGGATGGGGTCAAAGCCCTGGGCGCGATCCTGCGCTTTGCATGGAGCGACTGA